One Cellulomonas sp. NS3 genomic region harbors:
- the ligD gene encoding non-homologous end-joining DNA ligase yields the protein MAPSKTPAVELEVEGRTVRVTSPDRLVFPARGLTKLDVVQYFVSVGGGILGALRERPTTLERWPKGVFEGARLSTRTDSTGDAFFQKRVPQGAPDYVETCTIAFPSGRTADEVCPTELAVVAWAANMGTLTFHPWPVLRGDVDAPDQLRIDLDPQPGTDYADAARVAPELRSILEEHGLQGFPKTSGGRGLHVFVPIQAHWTFTQARRATIAVGRELERRLPDQVTTKWWKEERGSKIFVDYNQMARDRTIASAYSIRANPRATVSAPLRWAEVPEVHPDDFDVLSMPGRFAEVGDLFAPLGPDRSGLPDDGCSIRPLLDLADKDERDHGLGDLPYPPEYPKMPGEPKRVQPSRDRDRPSAAAEPDATSAP from the coding sequence ATGGCGCCGTCGAAGACACCTGCGGTCGAGCTCGAGGTCGAGGGCCGGACGGTGCGGGTCACCAGCCCGGACCGGCTCGTCTTCCCCGCGCGGGGGCTGACGAAGCTCGACGTCGTGCAGTACTTCGTGTCCGTCGGCGGCGGGATCCTCGGGGCGCTGCGCGAGCGCCCGACCACGCTCGAGCGCTGGCCCAAGGGCGTGTTCGAGGGGGCCCGGCTCTCGACGCGCACGGACTCGACGGGCGACGCGTTCTTCCAGAAGCGGGTCCCGCAGGGCGCACCCGACTACGTCGAGACCTGCACCATCGCGTTCCCGAGCGGCCGCACGGCCGACGAGGTCTGCCCGACCGAGCTCGCGGTCGTCGCGTGGGCCGCCAACATGGGGACCCTGACGTTCCACCCGTGGCCGGTCCTGCGCGGCGACGTCGACGCCCCCGACCAGCTCCGCATCGACCTCGACCCCCAGCCGGGGACCGACTACGCGGACGCCGCACGCGTCGCCCCCGAGCTCCGGTCGATCCTCGAGGAGCACGGCCTGCAGGGGTTCCCGAAGACGTCGGGCGGGCGCGGCCTGCACGTCTTCGTGCCGATCCAGGCGCACTGGACGTTCACGCAGGCCCGCCGCGCGACGATCGCCGTCGGCCGCGAGCTCGAGCGGCGGCTCCCCGACCAGGTCACCACGAAGTGGTGGAAGGAGGAGCGCGGGTCCAAGATCTTCGTCGACTACAACCAGATGGCCCGCGACCGCACGATCGCCTCGGCGTACTCGATCCGCGCGAACCCCCGCGCGACCGTGTCGGCCCCGCTGCGCTGGGCCGAGGTCCCCGAGGTGCACCCCGACGACTTCGACGTGCTGTCGATGCCGGGGCGGTTCGCGGAGGTCGGCGACCTGTTCGCGCCCCTCGGTCCGGACCGCAGCGGGCTGCCCGACGACGGGTGCTCGATCCGCCCGCTGCTCGACCTGGCGGACAAGGACGAGCGCGACCACGGGCTCGGCGACCTGCCCTACCCGCCCGAGTACCCCAAGATGCCCGGCGAGCCCAAGCGCGTGCAGCCGAGCCGCGACCGGGACCGCCCGTCGGCCGCCGCCGAGCCGGACGCGACCTCCGCCCCCTGA
- a CDS encoding DUF6191 domain-containing protein: protein MDSGWGVLVAVVVLVVVVAVLLERLSARGVRGARGALSDGVGAGMLGELVEVFQPSRTHLTQERERQRTAIAQRPSEAPPFDVDLDAGVVRITRPAPPQPGDPRAG from the coding sequence ATGGACAGCGGCTGGGGCGTGCTCGTGGCGGTCGTCGTGCTGGTCGTCGTCGTCGCCGTGCTGCTCGAGCGCCTGAGCGCACGCGGTGTGCGCGGGGCGCGCGGCGCGCTGAGCGACGGCGTCGGCGCCGGGATGCTGGGCGAGCTCGTCGAGGTGTTCCAGCCGAGCCGGACGCACCTGACGCAGGAGCGCGAGCGCCAGCGGACCGCCATCGCGCAGCGACCGTCGGAGGCGCCGCCGTTCGACGTCGACCTCGACGCGGGCGTCGTGCGGATCACGCGGCCGGCCCCGCCGCAGCCCGGGGACCCGCGCGCAGGATGA
- a CDS encoding GntR family transcriptional regulator — translation MLVVDPASHVPPYEQVRSQLEAQAVAGELPPGHRLPTVRRLADDLGLAVNTVARAYRELEQAGVVETRGRLGTFVAVRGADREREASIAAREYVRRARELGFSVEDLVRVVRREAEA, via the coding sequence ATGCTCGTCGTCGACCCCGCGTCGCACGTGCCGCCCTACGAGCAGGTGCGCAGCCAGCTCGAGGCGCAGGCCGTCGCCGGCGAGCTGCCGCCCGGTCACCGGCTGCCGACCGTGCGCCGGCTCGCCGACGACCTGGGCCTCGCCGTGAACACCGTCGCACGCGCCTACCGCGAGCTCGAGCAGGCAGGGGTCGTCGAGACGCGCGGGCGGCTCGGGACGTTCGTGGCGGTGCGCGGCGCCGACCGGGAGCGTGAGGCGTCGATCGCCGCGCGCGAGTACGTGCGGCGTGCGCGCGAGCTCGGGTTCTCGGTCGAGGACCTGGTGCGGGTCGTCCGCCGGGAGGCGGAGGCCTGA
- a CDS encoding ATP-binding protein, with protein sequence MARSAMTIPFVARADEVRRLTDALGRAGAGQPGAVLLGADAGVGKTRLLRRTAELAEQAGATVVTVHCVDLGEIGLPYLPFAEALARLRDQVPEVVEPAVDARPVLTRLVPARRGAGLAAVGGGGHAGAGGTGAGRAGGEQGAPPEDARDLGPGEDQAGRLQLFDGIAAVLGAVGRPGAPLLLVIEDLHWADASSRDVLRFLVARLRDEHLLVVASYRTDDLHRRHPLRPMLAEMSRHPRVERIDLPAFTRDELREFAAAFVGHPLPEADLLRVAERSEGNAYFAEELLDARSGPDTLPWTLADVLRARLEHLDPAVQQLARIASVAGRRVTEPLLRAVAADPEAGFGTWSVDDALREAVAHHVLVGEEGRIAFRHALLAEAVYTDLLPGEQVALHRAYLRALRADPSLGPLSRLVVHALESHDLPVAVDGSWRAAQDAACVLAPAEELRHLETVLRLWESVPDAGGLVGVVRVDVLERAADAASRSGQVERAITLAREAVAAAEDDPRRRVGLRTELARHLLAADHELEALRNATQALEDDPEPRQLAWVLATHARASLTADRDDDARASATRAVKVAREHGEAAAESDALATLAVLVVDDPAHAAELLATAERRARDAGDLVTAQRCTYNLATTLYYDGQLREASRVLARGLEESAATGLAWTEFGVALRFFAELVRYALGDLTPLRLGTEPLIELQPGLMAAVGLYAAVARGDADAVSRGRAFEPGWERDAQIALLSGGCLIDALTWAGELGDAASVGRRLIDHLGRTWSETFLGAIWLAALTIAALADDAHGRRLVGGDTAELVEHGSALLARAARVAERGRPRGGRLGPEGRAWLARARAEHARLAGTDDPDLWRAARDAYAYGYRYEVARCEWRWAAALLDAGDRAAATEHARVALEEAESMGAQPLAGAVRDLARRGRLDLPGVRSAGGDVLTAREAEVLRLVARGLSNRQIGEELFISAKTVSVHVSNLLAKLGASGRTEAATLAHRRGLLDGS encoded by the coding sequence ATGGCACGCAGCGCGATGACCATCCCGTTCGTCGCCCGGGCCGACGAGGTCCGGCGGCTCACGGACGCGCTCGGGCGCGCCGGCGCCGGGCAGCCCGGCGCGGTGCTCCTCGGCGCCGACGCCGGGGTCGGCAAGACGCGGCTGCTGCGCCGCACCGCCGAGCTCGCGGAGCAGGCGGGCGCGACGGTCGTGACGGTGCACTGCGTGGACCTCGGGGAGATCGGCCTGCCGTACCTGCCGTTCGCGGAGGCGCTCGCGCGCCTGCGGGACCAGGTGCCGGAGGTCGTCGAGCCGGCCGTGGACGCCCGCCCGGTGCTCACGCGGCTCGTGCCCGCGCGGCGTGGCGCCGGCCTCGCCGCCGTCGGCGGTGGCGGGCACGCGGGTGCCGGCGGGACGGGCGCGGGTCGCGCCGGTGGCGAGCAGGGGGCGCCGCCGGAGGACGCGCGCGACCTCGGCCCCGGCGAGGACCAGGCGGGCCGGCTCCAGCTGTTCGACGGCATCGCCGCGGTGCTCGGTGCGGTCGGCCGGCCCGGGGCGCCGCTGCTGCTCGTGATCGAGGACCTGCACTGGGCGGACGCGTCGAGCCGGGACGTGCTGCGCTTCCTCGTGGCGCGGCTGCGCGACGAGCACCTCCTCGTGGTCGCGAGCTACCGGACCGACGACCTGCACCGGCGCCACCCGCTGCGCCCGATGCTCGCCGAGATGTCCCGGCACCCGCGCGTCGAGCGCATCGACCTGCCCGCCTTCACGCGCGACGAGCTGCGGGAGTTCGCGGCGGCGTTCGTCGGGCACCCGCTGCCCGAGGCGGACCTGCTGCGCGTCGCCGAGCGTTCCGAGGGCAACGCGTACTTCGCGGAGGAGCTGCTCGACGCACGGTCGGGGCCGGACACGCTGCCGTGGACCCTCGCGGACGTGCTGCGTGCCCGCCTCGAGCACCTCGACCCGGCGGTCCAGCAGCTCGCGCGCATCGCGTCCGTCGCGGGGCGGCGGGTGACCGAGCCGCTGCTGCGTGCCGTCGCGGCGGACCCGGAGGCGGGGTTCGGCACGTGGTCGGTGGACGACGCGCTGCGGGAGGCCGTCGCGCACCACGTGCTCGTCGGCGAGGAGGGCCGGATCGCGTTCCGGCACGCGCTGCTGGCCGAGGCCGTCTACACCGACCTGCTGCCCGGCGAGCAGGTCGCGCTGCACCGCGCCTACCTGCGGGCGCTGCGCGCCGACCCGTCGCTCGGGCCGCTGTCGCGCCTCGTGGTGCACGCGCTCGAGTCGCACGACCTCCCCGTCGCCGTGGACGGGTCGTGGCGTGCCGCGCAGGACGCGGCGTGCGTGCTCGCCCCCGCGGAGGAGCTGCGGCACCTCGAGACCGTGCTGCGGCTCTGGGAGTCGGTGCCGGACGCGGGCGGCCTGGTCGGCGTCGTGCGGGTCGACGTGCTCGAGCGGGCGGCCGACGCGGCGAGCCGGTCCGGGCAGGTCGAGCGCGCGATCACCCTCGCCCGGGAGGCCGTCGCCGCGGCCGAGGACGACCCCCGCCGCCGCGTCGGGCTCCGCACCGAGCTCGCGCGTCACCTCCTCGCGGCGGACCACGAGCTCGAGGCCCTGCGCAACGCGACGCAGGCCCTCGAGGACGACCCCGAGCCCCGCCAGCTCGCGTGGGTGCTCGCGACGCACGCGCGTGCGTCGCTCACGGCCGACCGGGACGACGACGCACGCGCGTCCGCAACCCGGGCCGTCAAGGTCGCGCGCGAGCACGGCGAGGCCGCCGCCGAGTCCGACGCGCTCGCGACCCTCGCGGTGCTCGTCGTCGACGACCCCGCGCACGCCGCCGAGCTGCTCGCGACCGCCGAGCGCCGGGCCCGCGACGCGGGTGACCTCGTGACGGCCCAGCGCTGCACGTACAACCTCGCGACGACCCTGTACTACGACGGTCAGCTCCGCGAGGCGTCCCGCGTCCTCGCGCGCGGGCTGGAGGAGTCCGCGGCGACCGGGCTCGCCTGGACGGAGTTCGGAGTCGCGCTGCGCTTCTTCGCCGAGCTCGTGCGCTACGCGCTCGGGGACCTGACGCCCCTGCGTCTCGGCACGGAGCCGTTGATCGAGCTGCAGCCCGGGCTCATGGCGGCGGTGGGGCTGTACGCGGCGGTCGCGCGCGGCGACGCGGACGCCGTCTCCCGCGGCCGCGCGTTCGAGCCGGGCTGGGAGCGCGACGCGCAGATCGCGCTGCTCAGCGGCGGCTGCCTGATCGACGCGCTCACCTGGGCGGGCGAGCTCGGGGACGCCGCGTCCGTCGGCCGGCGGCTCATCGACCACCTCGGGCGCACGTGGAGCGAGACCTTCCTCGGCGCCATCTGGCTCGCGGCGCTCACGATCGCCGCGCTCGCCGACGACGCGCACGGCCGCCGGCTCGTCGGGGGCGACACCGCGGAGCTCGTCGAGCACGGGAGCGCCCTGCTGGCCCGGGCGGCGCGGGTCGCCGAGCGCGGGCGTCCGCGCGGCGGGCGGCTCGGGCCCGAGGGCCGGGCGTGGCTCGCCCGTGCGCGCGCCGAGCACGCACGCCTGGCCGGCACCGACGACCCCGACCTCTGGCGCGCCGCGCGCGACGCCTACGCGTACGGGTACCGCTACGAGGTCGCCCGGTGCGAGTGGCGCTGGGCCGCGGCGCTGCTCGACGCGGGCGACCGCGCGGCGGCGACCGAGCACGCGCGGGTCGCTCTCGAGGAGGCGGAGTCGATGGGCGCCCAGCCGCTCGCCGGCGCCGTCCGCGACCTCGCGCGCCGCGGCCGGCTCGACCTGCCCGGCGTGCGCTCGGCCGGGGGCGACGTGCTGACCGCGCGCGAGGCCGAGGTGCTGCGGCTCGTGGCGCGCGGGCTGTCCAACCGGCAGATCGGCGAGGAGCTGTTCATCAGCGCCAAGACGGTGAGCGTGCACGTGTCGAACCTGCTCGCGAAGCTCGGCGCCTCGGGACGCACGGAGGCCGCGACCCTGGCGCACCGGCGGGGGCTGCTCGACGGGTCGTGA
- a CDS encoding DUF1918 domain-containing protein: MRAAVGDLIVSRPTVVGGHVREGVVVELRHPDGQPPFVVEWSDTGERTLVFPGPDTKVERHADGSTS; the protein is encoded by the coding sequence ATGAGAGCAGCCGTGGGGGACCTGATCGTGAGCCGGCCGACCGTCGTCGGCGGCCACGTGCGTGAGGGCGTCGTCGTCGAGCTGCGCCACCCGGACGGGCAGCCGCCGTTCGTCGTCGAGTGGTCCGACACGGGGGAGCGCACGCTGGTGTTCCCCGGTCCGGACACCAAGGTCGAGCGGCACGCGGACGGGTCCACCTCCTGA
- a CDS encoding alpha/beta fold hydrolase, whose amino-acid sequence MHRSTPPREEPPITRPVVLVHGVRTSSAIWTHQVHALARNGHRTIAVDLPGHGRRAHERFTLSGALTTIDDAVASCDVPPLLVGLSLGGYMSLAYAARHPHKLAGVLLAGCSTELRGKPLGAYRRLAHHVTGALRIGGGTWHVVSDMLAAVRGYSPLADLRRVHVPVWLVNGRRDPLRLDERRYVSARPGTRLTVVPRAGHDVNSHAPAAFNRVLFAAMHELRLPGPAVVARLASAA is encoded by the coding sequence GTGCACCGCAGCACGCCTCCTCGAGAAGAGCCCCCCATCACGCGTCCCGTCGTCCTCGTCCACGGTGTCCGCACGTCGTCCGCGATCTGGACGCACCAGGTCCACGCGCTGGCGCGCAACGGTCACCGCACGATCGCCGTCGACCTGCCCGGCCACGGCCGGCGCGCGCACGAGCGGTTCACGCTGTCGGGCGCCCTCACGACGATCGACGACGCCGTCGCGTCGTGCGACGTCCCGCCGCTGCTCGTGGGCCTCTCGCTCGGCGGGTACATGTCGCTCGCGTACGCGGCGCGCCACCCGCACAAGCTCGCGGGGGTGCTGCTCGCCGGCTGCTCGACCGAGCTGCGCGGCAAGCCGCTCGGCGCCTACCGCCGGCTCGCGCACCACGTGACCGGCGCGCTCCGGATCGGCGGCGGCACGTGGCACGTCGTGTCGGACATGCTCGCGGCCGTGCGCGGATACTCGCCGCTGGCGGACCTGCGCCGCGTGCACGTGCCCGTCTGGCTCGTGAACGGGCGCCGCGACCCCCTGCGCCTCGACGAGCGCCGCTACGTCAGCGCCCGCCCGGGGACCCGGCTCACCGTGGTGCCGCGCGCCGGGCACGACGTCAACAGCCACGCCCCCGCGGCCTTCAACCGGGTGCTGTTCGCCGCGATGCACGAGCTGCGGCTGCCCGGGCCGGCGGTCGTCGCGCGCCTCGCGTCCGCAGCGTGA
- a CDS encoding HAD-IA family hydrolase, with the protein MPLSTAAPGSVLFDGATFEAVLFDMDGTLISSLASVVRSWTRLAQEFRIDDVRAREFRFHGVPARDIVDTLLADREPEERARALRRIVELEVTDTGDIEVLPGAAEALAALAGTGRSAIVTSCDLTLARARLAASGLAVPDVVVTADDVARGKPDPEPYVLGARRLGVDPVRCLVVEDAAAGLASGRDAGAATLALATQSHGDALTADVVVPHLGAVRLDVSGAGVRVLAA; encoded by the coding sequence ATGCCCCTGTCGACCGCTGCCCCCGGTTCCGTGCTGTTCGACGGCGCGACGTTCGAGGCCGTGCTGTTCGACATGGACGGCACGCTCATCTCCTCGCTCGCGTCGGTCGTGCGCAGCTGGACCCGGCTCGCGCAGGAGTTCCGGATCGACGACGTGCGCGCCCGCGAGTTCCGGTTCCACGGCGTGCCCGCACGCGACATCGTCGACACGCTGCTCGCCGACCGTGAGCCCGAGGAGCGCGCCCGGGCGCTGCGCCGCATCGTCGAGCTCGAGGTCACCGACACGGGGGACATCGAGGTGCTGCCCGGCGCCGCGGAGGCGCTCGCCGCGCTCGCGGGCACCGGGCGCAGCGCCATCGTCACGTCGTGCGACCTGACCCTCGCCCGGGCGCGGCTCGCGGCGTCGGGTCTCGCGGTCCCCGACGTGGTCGTGACCGCCGACGACGTCGCGCGGGGCAAGCCGGACCCCGAGCCGTACGTGCTCGGCGCGCGCCGGCTCGGCGTCGACCCGGTCCGCTGCCTCGTCGTCGAGGACGCCGCCGCGGGGCTCGCCTCGGGCCGCGACGCGGGTGCGGCGACGCTCGCCCTCGCCACCCAGTCGCACGGCGACGCGCTGACCGCCGACGTCGTCGTCCCGCACCTCGGGGCCGTGCGCCTCGACGTCTCCGGCGCCGGCGTCCGGGTCCTCGCCGCCTGA